From Etheostoma cragini isolate CJK2018 chromosome 14, CSU_Ecrag_1.0, whole genome shotgun sequence, the proteins below share one genomic window:
- the rps18 gene encoding 40S ribosomal protein S18 yields the protein MSLVIPEKFQHILRVLNTNIDGRRKIAFAITAIKGVGRRYAHVVLRKADIDLSKRAGELTDDEVERVVTIMQNPRQYKIPDWFLNRQKDVKDGKYSQVLANGLDNKLREDLERLKKIRAHRGLRHFWGLRVRGQHTKTTGRRGRTVGVSKKK from the exons ATG tctctGGTCATCCCTGAGAAGTTCCAGCACATTCTCCGTGTGCTCAACACGAACATCGATGGTCGGAGGAAGATCGCCTTCGCCATCACTGCCATCAAG GGTGTTGGCAGGCGTTACGCTCACGTCGTCCTGAGGAAGGCCGACATCGACCTCAGCAAGAGGGCCGGGGAGCTGACTGATGACGAG GTTGAGCGGGTGGTGACCATCATGCAGAATCCTCGCCAGTACAAAATCCCCGACTGGTTCCTCAACAGACAGAAGGACGTCAAGGACGGCAAATACAGCCAG GTCCTCGCCAACGGCCTGGACAACAAGCTGAGAGAAGACCTGGAGAGGCTGAAGAAGATCAGGGCTCACCGGGGTCTCAGGCACTTCTGGGG TCTGCGTGTGCGCGGCCAGCACACCAAGACCACCGGCCGTCGTGGTCGCACCGTCGGTGTGTCCAAGAAGAAGTAA